One region of Acropora muricata isolate sample 2 unplaced genomic scaffold, ASM3666990v1 scaffold_756, whole genome shotgun sequence genomic DNA includes:
- the LOC136908227 gene encoding uncharacterized protein, with protein MVPKKNPGEFRLIHHLSYPKGCSVNDDISSEYTSVSYAIISNAIQQIKLAGAGCFLSKTDVKNPFRIMPIRPQDYHLLGIKWQGMYYYDRCMPMGCSSTCKTFETFSSALEWIAQNKLHIRHILHLLDDFLIIAPSYQLCQAQLSLFVDLCSYLGVPIAPEKTRGPSTTLCFAGVELDSVLFEARLPVEEITKCLSSISNFLQRKKVTLKESQSLTGLPNFACTVVVPGRAFLRRLIDLTEGVRSPYHVIRMTREVKADLAVWQSFLTGFNGKSFFLEDTWYSSVKLNLFTDTSGSLGFGAVFGSKWCYGPRLASWINRNIALLEFYPIVLSLSLWVSEMQNRCILFFADNEALVHVINKQSCKDKELMFFFVRKLVLVCLQNNIVFKPKHIRGLANTLADSLSRLQIQNFRLLAPLHMDQTPTDIPLYLQPQNWQP; from the coding sequence ATGGTTCCCAAAAAGAATCCGGGTGAATTTCGATTAATTCATCATTTATCATATCCAAAGGGTTGTTCTGTTAATGATGATATATCATCCGAGTACACCAGCGTTTCATATGCTATCATCTCAAACGCGATTCAGCAGATTAAGCTGGCTGGTGCAGGGTGTTTTTTATCCAAAACAGATGTTAAAAATCCCTTCAGGATCATGCCTATTCGGCCTCAGGATTATCATTTACTGGGTATAAAATGGCAGGGTATGTACTATTATGATAGGTGCATGCCAATGGGTTGCTCCAGCACCTGCAAAACCTTTGAGACATTTAGTTCCGCATTGGAGTGGATTGCACAGAACAAGCTTCACATTCGTCATATTTTACATCTTCTCGATGACTTTTTAATTATTGCTCCATCGTATCAGCTATGTCAGGCGCAGTTATCTCTATTTGTAGATCTTTGTAGTTACTTGGGTGTCCCCATAGCACCAGAGAAAACCCGTGGGCCAAGCACCACTCTATGTTTTGCTGGTGTTGAGTTAGATTCAGTTCTCTTTGAGGCTCGTCTGCCTGTGGAAGAAATTACCAAGTGTCTGTCCAGTATCTCGAATTTCCTTCAACGTAAAAAGGTCACCTTAAAAGAGAGTCAGTCTTTAACAGGTTTGCCTAATTTTGCTTGCACTGTAGTGGTGCCAGGACGAGCATTTTTGCGACGGTTAATCGATCTCACAGAGGGAGTTCGGTCTCCTTATCATGTGATTCGGATGACAAGGGAAGTTAAGGCTGATTTAGCTGTTTGGCAATCCTTTTTAACCGGTTTTAATGGGAAATCTTTCTTTCTGGAAGACACTTGGTATAGTTCAGTGAAATTAAACCTCTTTACGGACACCTCTGGGTCATTAGGTTTTGGTGCAGTGTTTGGTAGTAAGTGGTGCTATGGGCCACGGCTAGCTAGCTGGATCAACCGTAATATTGCATTGCTGGAGTTTTACCCCATTGTGCTTAGTTTATCCCTATGGGTCAGCGAAATGCAGAATCGATGTATCTTATTCTTTGCGGATAACGAAGCCCTTGTCCATGTTATCAATAAGCAGTCTTGCAAGGACAAGGAgcttatgtttttttttgtgcggAAGTTAGTGTTGGTGTGTCTTCAAAATAATATTGTGTTTAAGCCTAAGCACATACGGGGCTTAGCCAACACCCTAGCAGATTCTTTATCTCGATTGCAGATCCAAAATTTCCGTCTCTTGGCGCCACTTCATATGGACCAGACACCAACGGACATTCCTCTTTATCTGCAGCCTCAGAACTGGCAACCATAG